The proteins below come from a single Aegilops tauschii subsp. strangulata cultivar AL8/78 chromosome 6, Aet v6.0, whole genome shotgun sequence genomic window:
- the LOC120965975 gene encoding F-box protein At1g19070-like, with product MRTIAAASDADRFGDLTDDLLWHVLSFLPSDDALQTCVLDTRWRDLWRRTTSLHFNVDDCERFRRLVKLIINSAGSHLSPSAT from the coding sequence ATGCGCACCATTGCTGCTGCCAGCGACGCGGACCGCTTCGGCGACCTCACCGACGACCTCCTCTGGCATGTGCTCTCCTTTCTGCCCTCGGACGACGCCCTGCAGACCTGCGTGCTCGACACCCGTTGGCGCGACCTCTGGAGGCGCACCACCAGCCTGCACTTCAATGTTGACGACTGCGAACGGTTCCGGCGGTTGGTGAAGCTCATCATCAACTCCGCGGGAAGTCACCTCTCTCCAAGTGCGACatag